The following proteins are co-located in the Chryseobacterium scophthalmum genome:
- a CDS encoding AglZ/HisF2 family acetamidino modification protein: MLRSRIIPCLLVHKRGLVKTVNFKDPKYVGDPINAVKIFNEKEVDELMVIDIDATVEGREPDFEMIKNIAVECRMPFCYGGGVKTVAHAKKIISLGAEKVAISTAALQNINLLKDIADAVGIQSVVVVIDIKKKKFFGGYEIVTHNGKKTADVKLERFLKDLNEIGIGELVINSVDEDGKMGGYDFKLFDLIRKETEMPMTILGGAGSIDDIRIAIERYQTIGVSAGSLFVFKGKYRAVLISYPSIDERWNLYQLKN; this comes from the coding sequence ATGTTACGATCAAGAATTATCCCATGCCTTTTAGTTCATAAAAGAGGGCTTGTTAAAACAGTGAATTTTAAAGATCCCAAATATGTAGGTGATCCAATAAATGCTGTTAAAATATTTAACGAAAAAGAGGTTGATGAACTGATGGTTATCGATATTGATGCTACAGTTGAAGGAAGAGAGCCAGATTTTGAGATGATTAAAAACATTGCAGTAGAATGTCGAATGCCCTTTTGTTATGGTGGAGGAGTTAAAACGGTAGCTCATGCTAAGAAAATTATTAGTTTGGGTGCTGAAAAAGTAGCCATAAGTACTGCAGCGTTACAAAATATAAATCTACTGAAAGATATTGCTGATGCAGTAGGAATTCAAAGTGTTGTTGTGGTAATAGATATTAAAAAGAAAAAATTCTTTGGAGGTTATGAGATCGTAACGCACAATGGGAAAAAAACTGCGGATGTAAAGCTTGAGCGCTTTCTTAAGGATCTTAATGAAATTGGAATTGGTGAGCTTGTAATCAACTCTGTAGATGAAGATGGAAAAATGGGCGGATATGATTTTAAACTTTTTGATTTGATAAGAAAAGAAACTGAAATGCCAATGACCATTTTAGGAGGAGCCGGCTCTATTGATGATATACGTATTGCAATTGAAAGATATCAAACTATTGGGGTTTCTGCAGGAAGTCTTTTTGTATTTAAAGGAAAGTATAGGGCTGTGCTCATTAGTTATCCTTCTATAGATGAAAGATGGAATTTATATCAATTGAAAAATTAA
- a CDS encoding acetyltransferase: MKKIAIFGAGGFGREVKTIIDAINNNCPNTYEFIGFYDDGLEKGSLANGHPILGGINEINEFLDNLMLVISIGDPKIKKKIITQIKNEKISYPTIIHPKASISNDFVKIGNGCIICEGTIITCNIEIKDFVILNLMCTVGHDTIIEDYCAFMPSVNISGEVKIEQGVYVGTGAKIINLLEIGENTIVGAGAVVSKSLPANCTAVGIPAKPIKFHE; encoded by the coding sequence ATGAAAAAAATAGCAATTTTTGGAGCAGGGGGATTTGGTCGAGAAGTTAAAACAATTATTGATGCAATTAATAATAATTGCCCAAATACCTATGAATTTATAGGTTTTTATGATGATGGATTGGAAAAAGGAAGTTTGGCAAATGGTCATCCCATTTTAGGAGGAATAAATGAAATTAATGAATTTTTGGATAATCTTATGTTGGTGATTTCAATCGGAGACCCAAAGATTAAGAAAAAAATTATAACTCAAATTAAGAATGAAAAAATTTCTTACCCAACAATTATTCATCCAAAAGCTTCTATTTCTAATGATTTTGTAAAAATAGGAAATGGATGTATCATCTGTGAGGGAACAATCATAACTTGTAACATTGAAATAAAAGATTTTGTTATTTTAAATTTGATGTGTACAGTAGGACATGATACTATTATTGAGGATTACTGTGCTTTCATGCCATCTGTTAATATCTCAGGTGAAGTGAAAATTGAACAAGGAGTGTACGTTGGAACAGGAGCGAAAATTATTAATCTTCTAGAGATTGGAGAAAATACAATTGTGGGAGCAGGAGCAGTAGTGTCCAAAAGTTTACCAGCTAATTGTACAGCAGTTGGAATACCTGCAAAACCCATTAAATTTCACGAATAA
- a CDS encoding aminotransferase class I/II-fold pyridoxal phosphate-dependent enzyme, translating into MQDKIWLSSPHMGGNEQKYINEAFDANWVAPLGPNVDGFEKDIETFLDANVKVAVLSAGTAALHLALIECGVEYRDEVICQSMTFSASANPIAYCGATPIFIDSEKDTWNMCPIALEKAIQDRISKGKKPKAIVVVHLYGMPAKMNEIATIAEKYEIPVIEDAAEALGSTYKGKACGTFGRFGILSFNGNKIITTSGGGALVCHSQEDKDKAVFLSTQARDNAPHYQHSHIGYNYRMSNIVAGIGRGQMEVLNDRVEARRKMHDFYVDVFKDINGVEVFSEPNEDYYSNHWLSAIVIDEKIAGKNLEDLRLAFLEDNIESRPLWKPMHLQPVFADAPYYGTNVAEKLFDNGLCLPSGSNLSDKDRLRIKEVIINFFHDKTSQ; encoded by the coding sequence ATGCAAGATAAAATCTGGCTATCATCCCCACACATGGGAGGTAACGAACAAAAATATATCAATGAAGCATTTGATGCCAATTGGGTAGCGCCTTTAGGTCCTAATGTTGATGGTTTTGAAAAAGACATAGAAACATTTTTAGATGCGAATGTAAAAGTAGCAGTACTTTCAGCAGGAACAGCAGCTCTCCATTTAGCATTGATTGAGTGCGGTGTTGAATATAGAGATGAAGTAATTTGTCAGTCAATGACGTTTTCAGCTTCTGCAAATCCAATTGCTTATTGTGGTGCAACTCCTATTTTCATCGACTCAGAGAAAGATACCTGGAATATGTGTCCCATTGCTTTAGAAAAAGCAATTCAAGACAGGATTTCAAAAGGTAAAAAGCCAAAAGCAATCGTTGTCGTTCATTTGTATGGAATGCCTGCAAAAATGAATGAAATCGCTACAATTGCTGAAAAATATGAAATTCCTGTGATTGAAGATGCTGCAGAAGCTTTAGGCTCAACTTACAAAGGAAAAGCTTGCGGAACATTCGGACGCTTTGGTATTTTGTCTTTTAACGGAAACAAGATTATAACAACTTCTGGAGGTGGTGCTTTAGTTTGCCATTCTCAGGAAGATAAAGATAAAGCCGTGTTTTTGTCAACACAAGCGAGAGATAATGCTCCTCATTATCAACATTCGCACATTGGATACAATTATCGTATGAGCAATATTGTAGCGGGTATTGGTCGTGGACAAATGGAAGTTTTAAACGACAGGGTAGAAGCACGCAGAAAAATGCACGATTTCTATGTTGATGTTTTTAAAGATATTAATGGAGTAGAGGTTTTTTCTGAACCTAATGAGGATTATTACTCTAATCATTGGTTATCGGCAATTGTAATTGATGAAAAGATAGCTGGAAAAAATCTTGAAGATTTAAGATTAGCTTTTCTTGAAGACAATATAGAATCAAGACCTCTTTGGAAACCAATGCATTTACAGCCTGTTTTTGCAGATGCACCTTACTATGGGACAAATGTAGCTGAGAAACTATTTGATAATGGTCTATGTTTACCATCAGGATCTAATCTTTCTGATAAAGATAGACTACGAATTAAAGAGGTAATTATAAATTTTTTTCATGATAAAACTTCTCAATGA
- a CDS encoding glycosyltransferase family 4 protein, whose protein sequence is MRILLLHQYFLEEDDSGGSRWNEITKTWTSQGHEVTVIAGMMHYTGTEKRAEYKGKYFVKKKQGNVTVHRTHVSEAYNKGFIGRLWGYFSFMFSSFWAGIFHIKGKYDAVIVTSPPLFVGGSGYLISRLKRIPMIFEIRDLWPESAIDTGVLTNKLVIKLAYWFENFIYKKARLINVLTPAFYKTLNEKKGVNKNKLIMIPNAADFSLSEEILATFNREDFRKEHDLENHFVITYVGAHGVANHLDQILDSGKKLEDTNVLFLLIGQGMEKERLIEKSKKMKNTNVRFLDPVPKKEVFKYILASEMGASVLKKVDTFKTVYSNKSFDYFSCKKPILMAIDGVSRELVEDAKAGVYVEPENADEYNKAIREYLSDEIRLKQEGENGYEYAKQNFDREVLADKYLESIKQILR, encoded by the coding sequence ATGAGAATTTTACTATTACATCAGTATTTTTTAGAAGAAGATGATTCGGGAGGATCCAGATGGAATGAAATTACAAAGACTTGGACTTCTCAAGGGCATGAAGTGACTGTAATAGCAGGAATGATGCATTATACAGGAACTGAAAAAAGAGCGGAATATAAAGGAAAATATTTTGTAAAAAAGAAACAGGGAAATGTGACCGTTCACAGAACTCATGTGTCAGAAGCATACAATAAGGGTTTCATAGGTCGTTTATGGGGGTATTTTTCATTTATGTTCTCATCATTTTGGGCAGGTATTTTTCATATAAAAGGAAAATATGATGCAGTTATTGTTACCTCGCCTCCATTATTTGTAGGTGGTTCTGGGTATCTTATTTCAAGATTGAAAAGAATCCCGATGATATTTGAAATCAGAGACTTATGGCCGGAATCTGCTATTGATACAGGAGTGCTTACTAATAAATTGGTCATTAAATTAGCTTACTGGTTTGAAAACTTTATTTATAAAAAAGCAAGACTTATAAATGTTCTTACTCCAGCTTTCTATAAAACCTTAAATGAAAAAAAAGGGGTAAACAAAAATAAATTGATTATGATTCCTAATGCTGCAGATTTCTCTCTTTCAGAAGAGATACTTGCAACATTTAACCGAGAAGATTTCAGAAAAGAACATGATCTTGAAAATCATTTTGTAATTACTTATGTTGGGGCACATGGTGTTGCCAATCATTTAGATCAAATTTTAGATTCAGGGAAAAAACTTGAGGATACAAATGTTTTATTTCTTTTAATTGGTCAGGGAATGGAAAAAGAACGTTTGATTGAAAAGTCAAAAAAAATGAAAAATACAAATGTTCGTTTTTTAGATCCAGTTCCTAAAAAAGAAGTTTTTAAATATATTTTAGCATCGGAAATGGGAGCCTCTGTATTAAAAAAAGTGGATACTTTCAAAACGGTTTATTCTAACAAATCTTTTGACTATTTTTCGTGTAAAAAACCTATTCTGATGGCGATAGACGGAGTGTCAAGAGAATTAGTTGAAGACGCAAAAGCAGGAGTTTATGTAGAGCCGGAAAATGCAGATGAATACAACAAAGCAATTCGTGAATACCTTAGTGATGAAATCAGACTGAAACAGGAGGGTGAAAATGGATACGAATATGCAAAACAAAATTTTGATAGAGAAGTTTTGGCAGATAAATATCTGGAATCTATCAAGCAAATTTTACGTTAA
- a CDS encoding bi-domain-containing oxidoreductase has translation MKQIIQSFKTGDTILEDVPAPQIKRGCVLIQTTRSLVSLGTERMLVEFGKSNLISKARQQPDKVKQVLDKIKTDGLMPTVETVFNKLGEPLPLGYCNVGKVIAVGEGVNDFKIGDRVVSNGQHAEFVCVPKNLVAHIPDNVSDEEATFTVIGSIGLQGIRLLNPTLGETVVVVGLGLIGLLTAQLLVANGCRVIGSDIDESKLEMAKKWGIIPFNPLKGDVVKFVEDLTDGIGADGVVITASAKNNDIISQSARMSRKRGRIILVGVIGLDISRAEFYEKELTFQVSCSYGPGRYDENYEQKGVDYPLPFVRWTEKRNFETILQAISTKRIFVEEMITEVVELNNYLKIYGEIGSSHSIASILKYDEKTQLNPSRNIKLKDTNFLGSKGVIGIIGSGNFTKMTMMPALKDSGANYKYIASNGGVTGTAVAQKYNIANSTTDYKQILSDAEVDLVLITTRHDLHAPMVKETLAAGKNVFVEKPLALNLTELNEIIEIQQKTGKNITVGFNRRFSPHTIKIKQLVGNAPMNVIATMNAGFIPPNVWVHDMKVGGGRIIGEACHYIDLITYLTGSKVKSVCMNSMGINPEENTDNASILLKYENGSTGVINYFANGSKAYSKERLEVFSQERTFIMDNFRKTEGFGLKGFSKLKTSLDKGHKNQFHTLIKKIKEGGSPLIPLDEIINTTKASFAAVESLKSKSWIDID, from the coding sequence ATGAAACAAATAATTCAATCCTTCAAAACAGGAGATACTATATTAGAAGATGTACCCGCACCTCAAATAAAGCGAGGATGTGTATTAATTCAGACAACCCGCTCACTTGTATCATTAGGAACTGAGCGTATGTTGGTTGAGTTTGGGAAATCAAATTTAATTTCCAAAGCACGTCAACAACCAGATAAAGTAAAACAGGTTTTAGATAAAATAAAAACAGACGGGTTAATGCCGACTGTTGAAACTGTATTTAATAAACTGGGAGAACCACTTCCTTTAGGATATTGTAATGTCGGAAAAGTAATTGCAGTGGGTGAAGGAGTTAACGATTTTAAAATTGGCGATCGTGTAGTATCAAATGGTCAACATGCAGAATTTGTTTGTGTACCGAAGAATTTGGTTGCTCATATACCAGATAATGTTTCAGATGAAGAAGCTACTTTCACCGTTATAGGCTCTATTGGTCTTCAGGGAATCCGTTTATTAAACCCTACTTTAGGAGAAACGGTTGTAGTTGTCGGCTTAGGATTAATAGGATTGCTTACAGCACAGTTACTTGTTGCAAACGGATGTAGAGTAATTGGTTCTGATATTGACGAATCTAAACTGGAAATGGCTAAAAAATGGGGAATCATTCCATTTAATCCACTAAAAGGAGATGTCGTAAAATTTGTTGAAGATCTTACTGATGGAATTGGAGCAGATGGAGTAGTAATCACTGCTTCTGCAAAAAATAATGATATTATCTCTCAATCTGCACGTATGAGCAGAAAAAGAGGTCGAATCATTTTAGTAGGTGTAATAGGGTTAGATATCAGCAGAGCAGAGTTTTATGAAAAAGAACTGACTTTTCAGGTTTCCTGTTCATATGGTCCGGGTCGATATGATGAAAATTACGAGCAAAAAGGAGTAGATTATCCTTTACCTTTTGTTCGCTGGACTGAAAAAAGAAATTTTGAAACCATACTTCAGGCAATCAGTACCAAACGTATTTTTGTTGAAGAAATGATAACGGAGGTTGTTGAACTAAATAATTATCTTAAAATTTATGGTGAGATCGGAAGCAGTCATTCTATTGCATCCATATTAAAATATGATGAAAAAACTCAGCTAAATCCAAGTCGCAATATAAAATTAAAAGATACCAATTTTTTAGGCTCAAAAGGAGTAATAGGAATTATAGGTTCTGGTAATTTTACAAAAATGACGATGATGCCTGCTTTGAAGGATAGCGGTGCTAACTATAAATATATTGCAAGTAACGGAGGGGTAACCGGAACAGCAGTTGCTCAAAAATATAATATAGCCAATTCTACAACCGACTATAAACAAATTTTAAGTGATGCTGAAGTAGATCTTGTTTTAATTACGACTCGTCATGATCTTCATGCTCCAATGGTAAAAGAAACATTGGCTGCAGGTAAAAATGTATTTGTTGAAAAGCCTTTAGCATTAAACCTAACTGAATTAAATGAAATAATAGAAATTCAGCAGAAAACTGGTAAAAATATTACTGTAGGTTTTAATCGTAGATTCTCTCCTCATACAATTAAAATCAAACAATTGGTAGGGAATGCTCCAATGAATGTTATTGCTACAATGAATGCAGGATTTATTCCTCCTAATGTTTGGGTACATGATATGAAAGTTGGTGGTGGACGAATCATTGGTGAGGCTTGTCATTACATTGATTTAATTACTTATCTTACAGGAAGCAAAGTAAAATCTGTATGCATGAATTCTATGGGAATAAACCCAGAAGAAAATACAGACAATGCTTCAATTCTTTTAAAATACGAAAATGGTTCTACAGGAGTAATCAATTATTTTGCAAATGGCTCAAAAGCATATTCTAAAGAAAGACTGGAAGTTTTTTCTCAGGAGAGAACATTTATAATGGATAACTTCAGAAAAACAGAAGGATTTGGGCTAAAAGGTTTTTCTAAACTGAAAACAAGCTTAGATAAAGGGCACAAAAACCAATTCCATACGCTAATTAAAAAAATTAAGGAAGGAGGGAGTCCTTTGATCCCGTTGGACGAAATTATCAATACGACAAAAGCATCTTTTGCTGCAGTTGAGAGTTTAAAAAGCAAAAGCTGGATAGATATAGACTAA
- the hisH gene encoding imidazole glycerol phosphate synthase subunit HisH, with translation MITIIDYGSGNINAIANIYEKLRVAYTIAKDPAQVINAQKIFLPGVGSFDETISMLDTIGFREVLDKEVLINKVPIIGICVGMQILAESSEEGSLKGLGYIKGKVRKIDSSTITHKPKLPHLGWNSINIEKDHKILQNIDPKLGFYFLHSYYFECADESDILTTSIYGKSFASSVTRENVFGIQFHPEKSHHNGVNLLHNFALL, from the coding sequence ATGATAACAATTATAGATTACGGTTCAGGAAATATCAATGCGATAGCAAATATTTATGAAAAGCTTAGAGTTGCTTATACAATTGCAAAGGATCCTGCACAGGTTATAAATGCTCAGAAGATATTTCTTCCTGGAGTAGGTTCATTTGATGAGACTATTTCAATGCTTGATACAATTGGATTCAGAGAAGTCTTAGATAAAGAAGTTCTGATAAATAAGGTTCCTATTATTGGCATTTGTGTCGGAATGCAGATTCTTGCAGAAAGTAGCGAGGAAGGATCTTTGAAGGGGTTAGGATATATAAAAGGAAAAGTTAGGAAAATTGACTCTTCTACCATTACCCATAAACCAAAACTACCACATTTAGGATGGAATTCCATCAATATTGAGAAAGACCATAAAATTCTTCAGAATATTGATCCGAAATTAGGTTTTTATTTTCTCCATTCTTACTATTTTGAATGTGCGGATGAATCAGACATTCTTACAACTTCCATCTATGGGAAATCGTTTGCTTCATCGGTAACTAGAGAAAATGTATTCGGAATACAATTTCACCCAGAAAAAAGTCATCATAACGGAGTCAATTTACTCCATAATTTTGCATTACTATAA
- a CDS encoding lipopolysaccharide biosynthesis protein, with product MTLRNQVITGAVWTYGQQFGTQIVQFGVSIILARLIAPSDFGLIGMITIFIGLGTALFEGGLTNSLIRSTSLNDDDYSTVFIFNVLVSCIIYVIIFITAPFIADFYDQPVLNNLIRIYSISFIINSLSAVHNTLLIKEMKFKKIAMIALPSLIVYSIIAILMAFQDYGVWSLVYSFLASSLVSTVSLWFFSGWKPKLRFSREKFKLHFGYGNKLMLSSVLDIIFTNLYQIVIGKMYNATLLGYYTRANTLMMLPVTNISTTLNKVAFPTFSQMQNDDERLKSAYKRIMLSVIFLVTPVLTLMMVLAKSLIIFLLTEKWLAIVPMFQILCLSGILYPLHIYNLLILQVKGKSNLFLYLEVVKKIITVIVLIISFYFGFYGLLWGQVILSVICLFINTHYAGKFLNYNVFQQLKDIFPLFLLSFIMAILLYFADKYLFISLSNFWKLVFGTFMGGFFYISASVIFKLSSFHEIKKIVIKR from the coding sequence ATGACATTGAGAAATCAAGTTATTACTGGTGCAGTTTGGACGTATGGCCAACAGTTTGGAACTCAGATTGTACAGTTTGGGGTGTCAATTATTTTAGCGAGACTTATAGCTCCTTCAGATTTTGGACTTATAGGAATGATTACTATTTTTATTGGTCTTGGAACTGCACTATTTGAAGGAGGCTTAACCAATTCCTTAATTAGGTCTACATCTCTCAATGATGATGATTATTCTACTGTTTTTATTTTTAATGTTTTAGTGAGTTGTATAATTTATGTGATTATTTTTATTACAGCTCCGTTTATTGCTGATTTTTATGATCAGCCTGTTCTAAATAATTTAATTAGAATATACAGCATCTCATTCATCATCAATTCTTTATCTGCTGTACATAATACATTGTTGATCAAAGAAATGAAATTTAAAAAAATTGCAATGATTGCTTTGCCATCATTGATTGTATACAGTATTATTGCAATTTTAATGGCTTTTCAAGATTATGGAGTTTGGAGTTTGGTATATTCCTTTCTGGCGAGTTCATTAGTTTCTACAGTTTCACTTTGGTTTTTTAGCGGTTGGAAACCAAAATTAAGATTCAGCAGAGAAAAATTTAAGCTTCATTTTGGATATGGTAACAAATTAATGCTGTCATCGGTACTGGATATTATTTTTACAAATCTGTATCAGATTGTTATCGGTAAAATGTACAATGCAACGCTCTTAGGATATTATACTAGAGCAAATACTTTAATGATGCTGCCGGTTACTAATATTTCTACAACGTTAAATAAAGTAGCATTTCCTACATTTTCACAGATGCAGAATGATGATGAACGATTAAAATCAGCTTATAAAAGAATTATGTTATCAGTGATTTTTTTAGTAACTCCGGTATTGACGCTTATGATGGTACTGGCAAAATCTCTGATTATATTTTTACTGACAGAAAAATGGCTTGCGATAGTTCCGATGTTTCAGATTTTGTGCTTGTCAGGAATATTATACCCTTTGCATATTTATAATTTGCTGATTTTACAAGTGAAAGGGAAATCGAATTTATTTTTATATTTGGAAGTGGTCAAAAAAATAATTACTGTCATTGTGCTGATTATATCTTTTTATTTTGGCTTTTATGGGTTGTTATGGGGACAGGTGATTTTATCAGTTATATGCCTTTTTATCAATACTCATTATGCCGGAAAATTTTTGAATTACAATGTATTTCAACAGCTTAAAGATATTTTTCCGTTATTTTTACTCTCATTTATAATGGCAATATTATTATACTTTGCTGATAAATATTTATTCATATCATTATCTAATTTTTGGAAGCTTGTTTTTGGAACTTTTATGGGGGGATTTTTTTATATTTCAGCCTCTGTAATTTTTAAACTTTCCAGTTTTCATGAAATTAAAAAAATAGTAATAAAAAGATGA
- a CDS encoding sugar transferase: MYKNFIKRLFDFSIALLGLIILSPIFVIITIGLYFANNGKPFFFQARPGLNEKIFKIIKFKTMNDKKDSSGNLLSDAKRLTKIGMFVRKTSLDEIPQLINVLKGDMSLIGPRPLLPQYLPLYNEIQKKRHKVRPGITGWAQVNGRNAISWTKKFELDVWYVDNVSLSTDLKVFLTTFKKVFKSEGISQDGQVTMEAFNGEN; the protein is encoded by the coding sequence ATGTATAAAAATTTTATTAAAAGATTATTCGATTTCTCAATAGCATTGTTGGGGCTAATAATTTTGAGTCCAATTTTCGTTATTATTACTATAGGTTTATATTTTGCAAACAATGGAAAACCGTTTTTCTTTCAGGCTCGTCCAGGATTAAATGAAAAGATTTTTAAAATTATTAAATTTAAAACGATGAATGATAAAAAAGATTCATCGGGAAATTTGTTGTCTGATGCAAAAAGATTAACAAAAATTGGAATGTTTGTCCGTAAAACTTCTTTGGATGAAATTCCACAGTTAATTAATGTTTTAAAAGGGGATATGTCCCTAATTGGTCCACGTCCTTTATTGCCTCAATACCTGCCTTTATATAACGAAATTCAAAAGAAGCGTCATAAAGTTAGACCAGGAATTACAGGATGGGCACAGGTTAATGGAAGAAATGCCATATCTTGGACTAAAAAATTTGAACTTGATGTTTGGTATGTGGATAACGTTTCATTAAGTACCGATTTAAAAGTGTTTTTGACTACTTTTAAAAAAGTATTTAAAAGTGAGGGAATTTCACAAGATGGACAAGTGACGATGGAAGCGTTTAACGGTGAAAATTAA
- a CDS encoding heparinase II/III domain-containing protein codes for MNLKLAIQLYKNMGTRYVAYRVRHEFEKKTGQLKKKHPYNLSLSQPISLADWKASKKEFLIDAKEKLQIQKINSQQLKEKAEKIISGELLFFNANWLSLGKDYNWITNPSNGYQYDSKKHWSEIPDLSEEAGDIKFVWEKSRFSYLLTLIRYDYHFDQDLSEFIFSEIDSWIIANPINQGPNWRCSQEISLRIFNWCFALYYYQNSAALTEERWQKIQNVMYASLHHVYHHIDFSRIAVRNNHAITETLFLSLSNILFPFIPEAKKWSEKGLKWFEEEINYQIYNDGTFLQFSMNYHRVVIQLLSFGISLTHKNNFKFSDVVYDKAYKSLNFLYQCMQDENGKLPNYGSNDGALFFPLADADYRDYRPQLNTLHYILTGKSIFENKEIEEDLCWNGKTFAQKKFKPITKLKGTLSFEDGGYYLCRNDDFFTFIRCGNHKDRPAQADNLHLDIWYKEHNILRDSGTYKYNTDAEKLKYFMGSLSHNVVMVNDESQMLKGGRFIWYFWSQKLNAEWRETETEYLFTGRIKAFEFLNKSAFQDRTIRVSKINPQWIVEDNLQNLDDFSMKQIWHPNDNKLNIESDKERHKFDSFNSDYYGNYTNEKSVYFKFNKNISTIITYNLS; via the coding sequence ATGAATCTTAAATTAGCCATACAATTATATAAAAACATGGGAACACGGTATGTAGCATACCGTGTTCGTCATGAGTTTGAAAAAAAGACGGGACAACTCAAGAAAAAACACCCATATAACCTTTCTCTTTCTCAACCAATTTCTTTAGCAGATTGGAAAGCATCTAAGAAAGAATTTTTAATTGATGCCAAAGAAAAATTACAAATACAAAAAATAAATTCTCAACAATTAAAAGAAAAGGCTGAAAAAATTATTTCGGGAGAATTATTGTTTTTTAATGCGAATTGGTTATCTCTCGGAAAAGATTATAATTGGATTACGAATCCCTCAAATGGTTATCAATATGATAGCAAAAAGCATTGGTCGGAAATTCCCGATTTGTCCGAAGAAGCAGGTGATATAAAATTTGTGTGGGAAAAGTCAAGATTTTCTTATTTATTGACTTTAATTCGTTATGACTATCATTTCGATCAAGATTTATCAGAATTTATTTTTTCGGAAATCGATTCATGGATAATTGCTAACCCAATTAATCAGGGACCGAACTGGAGATGTAGTCAGGAAATTTCTTTGCGTATATTCAATTGGTGTTTTGCTCTTTATTATTATCAGAATTCAGCGGCATTGACAGAAGAACGTTGGCAAAAAATACAGAATGTTATGTATGCCTCTCTTCATCATGTTTATCATCATATTGATTTTTCAAGGATAGCGGTGCGTAATAATCATGCGATTACAGAAACATTATTTCTGAGTTTATCAAATATTTTATTTCCATTTATTCCTGAAGCAAAAAAATGGTCCGAAAAAGGGTTGAAATGGTTTGAAGAAGAAATCAATTATCAAATCTACAATGATGGTACATTTTTGCAGTTTTCTATGAACTATCATCGCGTAGTTATTCAGTTGTTATCTTTCGGAATAAGTTTGACACACAAGAATAATTTTAAGTTTTCTGATGTTGTTTATGATAAAGCATATAAATCACTGAATTTTCTTTATCAATGCATGCAGGACGAAAACGGAAAACTTCCCAATTATGGTTCAAACGATGGGGCATTATTTTTCCCTTTAGCTGATGCTGATTATAGAGATTATAGACCTCAACTCAATACACTACACTATATTTTAACCGGAAAAAGTATTTTCGAAAATAAAGAAATTGAAGAAGATTTATGTTGGAATGGGAAAACATTTGCTCAAAAAAAATTTAAGCCAATTACCAAATTGAAAGGAACGCTTTCATTTGAGGATGGAGGATATTATTTATGCAGAAATGATGATTTCTTTACTTTTATCAGATGTGGAAACCATAAAGATCGCCCTGCACAGGCGGATAATTTACATTTAGATATATGGTATAAGGAACACAATATATTACGTGATTCCGGTACCTATAAATATAATACAGATGCTGAAAAGCTAAAATATTTCATGGGCTCTCTTTCCCACAATGTGGTGATGGTAAATGATGAATCACAAATGTTGAAAGGTGGACGTTTTATATGGTATTTTTGGTCACAGAAACTTAATGCTGAGTGGAGAGAAACAGAAACTGAGTATTTATTTACCGGAAGAATTAAAGCTTTTGAATTTTTAAATAAAAGTGCATTTCAAGATCGTACCATAAGAGTTTCTAAAATAAATCCTCAGTGGATTGTTGAAGATAATCTTCAAAATTTAGATGATTTTTCAATGAAACAGATTTGGCATCCAAACGATAACAAACTTAATATTGAATCTGATAAAGAAAGACATAAATTCGATTCATTTAATTCAGACTATTACGGAAACTATACGAATGAGAAATCTGTTTATTTTAAATTTAATAAAAATATCAGTACAATAATTACTTATAATCTATCATGA